The Nerophis lumbriciformis linkage group LG07, RoL_Nlum_v2.1, whole genome shotgun sequence genome window below encodes:
- the ythdf3 gene encoding YTH domain-containing family protein 3: MSATTVEQRPKGQGNKVQNGSMHQKDGVNDDDFEPYISSQTNQSTNYPPMSDPYMPSYYTPSIGFPYSLGEAAWSTAGDAATMPYLATYGQMSNGEPHFIPDGVFNQPGALGSTPPFLGQHGFNFFPGNADFSTWGTSVSQGQSTQSSVYSNSYGYAPSSLGRAIADGQAGFGGDGQLGKGPVPSGVEQGMAGLKLGADVAVTKTVGSPLGMSGVAVNNLPPSAIKPSSWAAVAKKPAKPSIKAKPKANMGMACGAVPPPPIKHNLNIGTWDDKGSLNKPPLAQTVMHTPPLLAPPPALLQTPLTQPFHLQSLHLPGPPPPSRWVAPRNRGDCFGPGVPPCALPCPGEAHPALEKLRALNNYNPREFDWSLKNGRVFIIKSYSEDDIHRSIKYSIWCSTEHGNKRLDAAYRSLGGKGPLYLLFSVNGSGHFCGVAEMRSPVDYEAHAGVWSQDKWKGKFEVRWAFVKDVPNNQLRHVRLENNDNKPVTNSRDTQEVPLEKAKQVLKIIAAYKHSTSIFDDFAHYERRQEEEEALRKVRWTHKPLGLP, encoded by the coding sequence AGTACCAACTACCCACCCATGTCCGACCCCTACATGCCCAGCTACTACACCCCGTCTATAGGCTTCCCTTACTCCCTGGGGGAGGCTGCCTGGTCCACGGCAGGGGACGCGGCCACCATGCCCTACCTCGCCACCTACGGACAGATGAGCAACGGCGAGCCGCACTTCATCCCCGACGGCGTCTTCAACCAGCCCGGCGCGCTGGGGAGCACCCCGCCCTTCCTCGGCCAGCACGGCTTCAACTTCTTCCCCGGCAACGCGGACTTCTCTACCTGGGGCACCAGCGTGTCCCAGGGCCAGTCCACGCAGAGCTCGGTCTACAGCAACAGCTACGGCTACGCGCCCAGCTCGCTGGGCCGGGCCATCGCCGACGGGCAGGCGGGCTTCGGCGGCGACGGCCAGCTCGGCAAGGGGCCGGTGCCGAGCGGCGTGGAGCAGGGGATGGCGGGCCTGAAACTGGGCGCCGACGTGGCCGTCACGAAGACGGTGGGCTCGCCTCTGGGTATGAGCGGCGTGGCCGTCAATAACCTTCCGCCTTCAGCCATCAAGCCCTCCTCCTGGGCCGCCGTCGCCAAGAAGCCGGCCAAGCCGTCAATCAAGGCCAAGCCCAAGGCCAACATGGGGATGGCGTGCGGCGCCGTTCCACCGCCCCCCATAAAGCACAACCTGAACATTGGCACCTGGGACGACAAAGGCTCTCTGAACAAGCCTCCCTTGGCTCAGACGGTGATGCACACGCCGCCGCTCCTCGCCCCGCCCCCGGCCTTACTGCAGACCCCCTTGACCCAGCCCTTCCACCTCCAGTCCCTGCACCTCCCTGGCCCCCCGCCTCCCAGCCGCTGGGTGGCGCCCAGGAACCGCGGCGACTGCTTCGGACCGGGCGTCCCCCCGTGCGCGCTGCCGTGCCCCGGCGAGGCGCACCCGGCGCTGGAGAAGCTGCGCGCCCTCAACAACTACAACCCCAGGGAGTTCGACTGGAGCTTGAAAAACGGCCGCGTCTTCATCATCAAGAGCTACTCGGAGGACGACATCCACCGCTCCATCAAGTACTCCATCTGGTGCAGCACGGAGCACGGCAACAAGCGGCTGGACGCCGCCTACCGCTCGCTGGGCGGCAAGGGGCCGCTCTACCTGCTCTTCAGCGTCAACGGCAGCGGGCACTTCTGCGGCGTGGCCGAGATGCGCTCGCCGGTGGACTACGAGGCCCACGCCGGCGTCTGGTCGCAGGACAAGTGGAAGGGCAAGTTCGAGGTGAGGTGGGCCTTCGTCAAGGACGTGCCCAACAACCAGCTGCGGCACGTCCGGCTGGAGAACAACGACAACAAGCCTGTCACCAACTCGCGCGACACGCAGGAAGTGCCGCTGGAGAAGGCCAAGCAGGTGCTGAAGATCATCGCCGCCTACAAGCACAGCACCTCCATCTTTGACGACTTTGCACATTACGAGCGGcgccaggaggaggaggaggccctGAGGAAGGTGAGGTGGACGCACAAGCCGCTAGGGCTGCCCTAG